A single window of Gossypium hirsutum isolate 1008001.06 chromosome A10, Gossypium_hirsutum_v2.1, whole genome shotgun sequence DNA harbors:
- the LOC107897871 gene encoding photosynthetic NDH subunit of subcomplex B 5, chloroplastic gives MAVQAALSVVSVSSVPKIRCKKVETRVNVMKNQREVGLVKFKLVRNHGDGRINFTRLNAAGLSEIEPDLNEDPLDRWATNSVSSEDFKYGEYDGHHTYFEGEEKGTFWGAIADDIEAIEPPTGFQGFISWLFLPAVAAGMFFNVPGEYLFIGAGVFTAIFCIIEMDKPDKPHHFEPQIYNMERGARDKLINDYNTMSIWDFNEKYGDLWDFTIKKDDITKR, from the exons atggcagTTCAGGCAGCACTCTCAGTTGTCTCAGTAAGTTCAGTGCCTAAAATCAGGTGTAAGAAGGTTGAAACCAGAGTTAATGTAATGAAGAACCAAAGAGAGGTTGGTCTTGTTAAGTTCAAGCTGGTTAGAAACCATGGGGATGGAAGAATCAACTTCACAAGATTGAATGCTGCAGGGTTGTCTGAGATTGAACCTGATCTCAATGAAGACCCTCTTGACAGATGGGCCACCAACAGCGTCAGCTCT GAAGATTTTAAGTATGGAGAATATGATGGGCACCATACTTACTTTGAAGGAGAGGAGAAAG GAACATTTTGGGGAGCCATTGCTGATGACATTGAAGCTATTGAACCTCCAACAGGATTCCAAGGCTTTATTTCATGGCTCTTCCTCCCTGCAGTTGCTGCCGGAATGTTTTTCAATGTTCCA GGGGAGTACTTGTTCATAGGAGCTGGAGTGTTTACggctatattttgtataattgagATGGATAAACCAGATAAGCCTCACCACTTTGAGCCACAGATATATAACATGGAAAGGGGAGCTCGTGATAAGTTAATAAACGACTACAATACCATGAGCATTTGGGATTTTAATGAGAAATATGGAGATCTCTGGGATTTCACTATCAAGAAAGATGATATAACAAAGAGATAA